The nucleotide sequence CTTCCCTGTTCGTTCCTAGGTTAACAAATATCTCGATAAAATCGCTTTCTGCGGTCCGCCAAGAGCAATCACTTTCGGCAAATACGTACATGATGTATGCCGTTAAACTAAATATATCTTTCTGTTCTCTCATATACTTGTCTATGCTTTCTTTCTTACTCTCTGATGTACGTATGCTGCTGTTGCTTGCTCGGTTCGTACTATCATTGTGTATGATAAATCGATATCATCATTTTTTcttgtatttatatatacatatatatatatatatatatatatatatatatatatatatatatatatatatatatatatatatatatatatatatgtatgtatactttTTCATGTAATCTAACTATACATATAACTATGTACAATTTCGGGACGGGGGAGAAGGGTGTGCGGGGGGAGCAATGAAGGGTACTTTCTGCGTCGAAGAGggaaatgaagaaaataaaagtgcgCGTGGATGTGGCATCAACGacgaaacaaaatattttctctTTACTATACAGGATGTGGGATGTAAGCAGTTTTACTCTATCGACACCACGGAGTTAAAGTCCACGCGATCAGTCTCTTGTCTACTCGTatcaaaaagtgaaaaaagtcGATTTTCAATGAAGCACTCGCAAAGAAATCGAAAGTTCGTAGCTGTACAGTTGTCGATAAAAAAAGTAGCGTTAATCGTTTCTTCGCACATACACATGCAGAGTACAGGTACAGTGTACGTAGCGTTACAGAATCTCGCGCGAAACAAAGACTGCCTGGCTTTTTACTCCGGGACGACGCGAAACGCGACGCAGCGTCGTCGATCGATACAATCTCGAGAGAATGCGAATAGAATTGTAAATTGAAATCGTAATGAGAAGATTTTCCTCGAGCGTCCCTGCGCGAGTAAAGCTCTCTTGTGGAGggggaggaggaagaagaggcCCTCTGAACTTCCCCGAGCGAGTTTCAATTCGCCCTGAGGATCGATATTCACAATTGCACATACCCatgttgaaaaattcagagaGCTGGGGGGTGGTGAGAGGGATCAAGGGAGTCTCAAAAAGAagagaataaagaaaaaagcagGAATTAGTAATAAAATAGAGAATGATAACGCAACGAGTCTAGGTATAGATAGTAGCAGCCTATCGAAGCCCGATTGCGGAGCAACGCACGCAGCCGTTTCTCTGCGATGATCATCCGATGATGACGATCGTCGGTGCGATGACTCGTCTCCTCTTCGTCGTCGGACGCTGGTAACGTGATTCCTTTCGTGCTGAGAGAGATGTAaattgtgtgtatgtgtgtgtgcgcgtgtctGTGTCTGTGAGTGAGTGTGCGGCGGGCCTTGCTTTCACATAAAATCGATATTCCTTGCTCTGCTCTGATCCACATGCTCGTTCGTCtttcatataaatatatatatatatatatttatatgatatatatatatatatatatatatatatatatatatatatatatatatatatgcgtgtataTAAATTCATCACTCGGGGGGTCGTCTGCCGTTAATTTGTCTGGGTCGTGAGAGTGGGGGTTGCTTGCGCCCTGGCCCCCCGCGTTACACGTCCGTGTACTTGCTCAGCTTGTCGCGCAACAGCATGTTCTCGTTCTTTAACCGATCCAGCTCCTGTCGCAGACCCATGTTCTGAAAAATGACCAGTCGTTAGGTAGTTGCGATAAATAGGTCTAGGTTTTAGGTCGACGGGTTCAGGTTTAGGTTGCAACTATGAAACTTCCTAAACTAACTTGGACGTTGATCTGCAGGTTCTACTTTGAACTTTAAATCCTAGAAACTATGTTTAGGTCTGCATAGGTTGCGCCGTAATACTCACCTCTTTTTCGAGGAAGCCGGCTCGTAGGGCGATCTGGTTCTCCTTCATGCGACGTGCGTCCCTCGAGCGCTTTGCCGCCATGTTGTTCTTTCTACGGCGTGCCCAGTATTTGTCGTCCTTTAGGTCGTCGGGTACGAACTGCAACACCAGTAAGTTCAATTAGATTGATAACTTTTAAGACAATTCGAGTGAGTAGGGAATAAACGAGGTTTCAAAGATTACAGAGCTAGATTGTAGAGTTGCTGAAATTGAAAGATTTGAAGGAAGATAGATAGAGCTAGTGTATGCAGAAGTTGCCGATCCGAGCAGTTGTTCAAAGAGACCAGATTCGGTGTGTGGTGTGCAAATATTTAGGTTAGTCTGGATTCAAGGCTGTTTTAGTCTTTCATTCGTAACTCTAAGGAATTCTTGTACAAGTTACGACTgtgtatataaattattacgTACGAGTGTGCTGTCTTCACTCAGCAATGATTATAATCGTCAAAGTAACGCTAAATTGAATTATGAAAATAGTGTACGTACATTACTATTATCTAAGGTGTTCTCTATTTGAATACCAAAAAATCACCAACACATtgaatcaataaattttgtcattgaaataacgcaaaatacattaaaaaaaacatcctGAAAGAAATCCTTTCCGatcttaagaaaaaaaaaaataaataaataaataaacaagagagaaaaaagtgaaaGCAGTTGAAATAGTCGTTGGTAAATGCAGCATACCTGCTTTCGTGACTTCTTAATCATGGGCTGGGGCTTGAGCTCCTCGTCGGAGAAGGCCCGGGTCCTTGGGTCGAAGTCCCGCCCCGATGAGGCCATCGAGAGCGCTACAAGAGACAAGCCATATTGTATTCGTGACGAGTCCCCCGAGTCTGGCAGCGCGGCACCATACGCAGGACATTCGTAACGACTCAACGTTAGTGCGTGCGGTTCTCAAGCGCAGCAACCCCCCATTATTATACTTAATTATAATACCGATATCAAcgttttttctcgcgcgattTCGTTTCATTGTTTCGAACTCTCTCTCGCCTACTATTGTAGCAACAGGAAGTTTCCAGCCGTGTTCTTaagaattttttctaaattgaaATTAATACAACTCATGTGGATGCACGGAAagatcgtaaaataaaacatttgaAATTTATCACATACACTCAACAAAGTATACAAGTTTACATTGAAACAAACAGTCAAACTAAACAAAGTAAAATTCATGGCACTACTCGTTGTCCGACCAGGTTCTCCTGTTTCTACTTTGGCAATTGTTGTGAACTTTTTGGATCAGTAAATTCAGTAAatcttattaaatttaaaaattaaggGCTTGCCGATCGGACCATGACGACGATTCGTAAAGTATTGACAAAcacaaaaaaaagcaaaacgaaataattaaattcgaaAGTAACTCACTCGAGTCGGCGGGCGAGGGTGGATTGAGGGTGTCCGGCGAGCAGCAGTCGCTGGGCGAAGGTGACCTTTCGCGTTTGGTGACGGGCTCGAGGTGGAGGCCAGCTGGGCCCTGGTGTCCAGTAGCCTGGACGTCGCCGTTACCACCTGGTCCAGCGGCGTTGTTGTTGGCGTTGGCACCGCCGAGTTTGTGCAGTTGGCTGGCCTGCATGGCACCCGCGCCAccgccaccgccaccgccGGCTACGCCGTCTACGGGGATCCCGTTCTCTGACAGGAACTCGTCCAGGTCGACGTACTGATGGTAAACAGAGAAGAGAGACGATGGTTTAGTCAGGAGGGCTTGAGGTTAGGTTTCAGGTTTGTTCTAGGGTTAGGATTGTGTGAGGTTTGTCATGCTTACCCTGATGGTGCGATGTATAGCTAGTATTACcaatattttaattgtgaAGATTCgtttgataaaaatacacaaTTAAAAACGGTAATGCATGAAATTGTGTTGTTGTGATGATTCATAATATGAATGGAATCGGATCGTTTGGAATCACGTCAGCAAGGTAATTATGATTAATTGCGTTCAAGCAAAACTTTGAAACTTCAAGTTAATAGCGTGATTTCGAACAGGTCCGATATAATAAAGTGAATCCGCGTTAGTGTAGACGAACGAGGATACTTATGTGACCAGTTAGCCCATAATGAATGCTGAGTTTTGAGCAGCCTCGAAATGAGTTTATGAATTTACCCAGAATTTTGAAGAAACTTCACATGAATTGGCAGAATCTGTATACGGGTCTGTTATAACAAGAGGAATTCCAAAATTCCATCCGTGAAGTCTATAATTTGTTCTGGTAATAGTATATTTCTTTTCAACTTCGCAAAGTCAATCGAACGCACGTTCGGTTCAAGATTCCCTTTCTTTCTGAATTAGTTTTATAATACAGTGGCTCTAAGTAGCCATTAATGTTTGACAGCCATTTAAACTAGATTACACAAAGCAAACGTCTAGTCGTTTTACCACCAAGTACTTGCTCTAGCCCAAATCGCTGAGAAACGAGAAAACGAATTTTCTGTCATTTTAAACGACTCGGGCACCCCGCACACGACATCTCCTGCAATGTATCGTTCGATCTCTCTCAAGAAACGAAAGTGTACAAAGCAACCGGCCGAAGGGAAATCTCTCCCCAGCCATAAACTCCTCTCCGCGCGCGTTATTGGGTTAAGGTTAAGGCGCCGCCGCCTCCGTATCTCCTGCGAAGGATATGCCTCTCCATCTTCCTCTCGGTTCGCGATTGCACCGTACGAGCGAGCGCGGAACGGAAAAATGGCAGTCGGCTTTTAATTCTCGGCAATTTGCGCGCTCAGGCGAAAAGCTATATAGCTTAGCGCGCCGgctgattttcgaaaatcctCGAAGGACGCTtgcccgctcgctcgctcgctcgctcgctataTAGCAGCGTTTCCGCTCGTCGTTTCCTTTTTGCCTCGCGCTCGTACCCATACACATCCGCGCGCTTTTTGCGCCGTTTTTCTTGCGGTATACTCATTTTTCTTTCGCTGCTGTTTTCGCGGAAATGCAGCGATGAATCGTAGGAtaagcgcgacgacgacgacgacgagtttTCTGTGAGGCTTGTAAATGCAGTTGCTTTTTTTATCGCGCTTGTTTATCGCCGATTAATTGTGGGCTTGCTCATGTGGATTagggggtaagtaggtttaacGCTACTCGGAACATCAGCGCGCGCGTAGCACTTATTTTCGTATTATCAAACGAGCGATTGATTTTCTCGGCCTTCTAAAATCGCGTATGGAACACTCGATCTCCTCTCAACGCAGCCGCGCGGAAACGCGCATCAGCAGCTCGCGCGATTGCTCGAGCGAGTCTATGCGATATAGGATGCATCTAATTGAAAAATCTCCCGACACGCAGCGCCGCCGCTCGTTTTTCTATTTTCGTGTTAGCGCAGagccgcagcagcggcgacgagCTGGAAAAAGTCAAGGTCGAGGAAGTCTCTtgccgctcgcgagcgcgcgcaggtTGCCGCGTcgcggcaaaaaaaaaaagcagcggcggcggcgatctCGCGCCGATAGTTGACGCGCAATAGCGATCGGCAGCGATGTGAATTgcgtttttttgttttgctctctgccgctgctgcgcgagctttttctttTCCGCGGACAAAAAGTCCCGAGCGCTATTGTCTTTTCCAGGATCCGCGATGAAAAGCTTCTTGCGACGAGCGAGTTATTGACGAGCCTTTTTTTCGGCTCGGTTAGATATTAGTTATACGGACGAGTTTGAATTTAATTCAGTAAACAGCGCGCAGACACGTGCCATTTCTCGATCGCGTATCGTCTATAGCTTTGAAAAACTTTTCTCAAGGAAAGTCGCCGTTTTTTGCATTACTCGCGCAGAGGTTGCGCGCGATCGCagtcattaataaaattttccttttaatttctcGCGGATTGATTCCCCGAAGGCCTCGCGTTTTTCTGCACACCGacgcgcgtgcgcgctcgGAACTCAAGTTCACGTTCAAAGAGCCATGGTATAggataaataagaaaattggATGCGAAAAATCATTCCTCCGCGCGCCTCGGCACACAGAACGGCGAACGCGATGTTTCCCTCTCTCCTCGGCTCTGCAGGCGTCTCTATGGAGAGCATGAGACTAAtgcagcagcggaggagaaAGTCGGAGAGCTCGGAGCGGGAGAGAAAGGTGGCAGGCCAGATTATCGGCAGATTTACGCGTCATGCTCGCTCCTACGCTGCTCGAGAACGCGCGAACCAGacggagagagatagaggaaGAGCCGCTCGCGGTGGAGGAAAAATCGGAGGCGCACCGAAAAGCCCTCGCGCTGCTCGAGGAGCGAGCGCAAACTTCCTCGTTTGCCGAGGCATGACGACGCGCGGAGAAAGTGACCGGCCGCTCGGCTCTTATATAGAGCCTGATATAccgagagctgctgctctctTTTTCTGGAGGTTCGCTCAGCACCGCACCGGGAGGAGATCGCTTTTCCGCTTTGGTTCGTTGCGCGTTTTCCGAGCGCAGTGGTTGGTGgattttcggtttttcgatgCTGCTATCGGCCATTTGTTTTCGCGCTTATGAGagatttgtatttatttatagttgAGCTCAGAAATGTGGATTGGACAGTTggagattatttttaatgccGATTTTCTACAGTTTTCGCGAGCTGCCAGTTGCAGTTCTCGGAGATGATgcgagctgctcgaaaaatcTTTGTAACTGAGGTCGATTAAACAGTATATTGAAGCCTATGAAGCACTTTACGGTTTGTTCACGTCTAGCAGAAAGTCTTTGGGTCGTTGCACTCTCTCGCTTCGCGAGCTACTAT is from Nasonia vitripennis strain AsymCx chromosome 1, Nvit_psr_1.1, whole genome shotgun sequence and encodes:
- the LOC100119014 gene encoding hepatic leukemia factor isoform X10; translation: MEYQQLAPPPVPVAVLHQTHHPQQSQQPGGPQAPHPHIVVAPAHNGPPPQQQQQQMPPTTHAHQIHAPLPSLHEDSASSRWTQYQHLWRQHHVYMNGKQGKDGPDEKKDADGELWGNVEAQAAFLGPNLWDKTLPYDADLKVLNHYVDLDEFLSENGIPVDGVAGGGGGGGAGAMQASQLHKLGGANANNNAAGPGGNGDVQATGHQGPAGLHLEPVTKRERSPSPSDCCSPDTLNPPSPADSNSGDSSRIQYGLSLVALSMASSGRDFDPRTRAFSDEELKPQPMIKKSRKQVLQFVPDDLKDDKYWARRRKNNMAAKRSRDARRMKENQIALRAGFLEKENMGLRQELDRLKNENMLLRDKLSKYTDV
- the LOC100119014 gene encoding hepatic leukemia factor isoform X8, with the protein product MDSEESDGMSSVSDAGPYWQHHQQQQPLHHHQQHHPSQLQHHQQHHHHQQQQQQQQQQQQQQQYLWSNNGPQHYQQQSPHQSSPHHHHHHHQQQLHQQQQHYSLGSSSGQTNNGGQQHYSQQYQIQLQNGAGGQAPPPQHHHQQQPSATQLQYHPHRATHCAERARSRHYEQAPGKQGKDGPDEKKDADGELWGNVEAQAAFLGPNLWDKTLPYDADLKVLNHYVDLDEFLSENGIPVDGVAGGGGGGGAGAMQASQLHKLGGANANNNAAGPGGNGDVQATGHQGPAGLHLEPVTKRERSPSPSDCCSPDTLNPPSPADSNSGDSSRIQYGLSLVALSMASSGRDFDPRTRAFSDEELKPQPMIKKSRKQVLQFVPDDLKDDKYWARRRKNNMAAKRSRDARRMKENQIALRAGFLEKENMGLRQELDRLKNENMLLRDKLSKYTDV